A genome region from Coffea arabica cultivar ET-39 chromosome 7e, Coffea Arabica ET-39 HiFi, whole genome shotgun sequence includes the following:
- the LOC113722838 gene encoding paired amphipathic helix protein Sin3-like 2 isoform X2 — translation MKRLRDDAFVNPQFKRPFGSSRGESYGQPQVPGGSGGGGGSGGGGGGGGGGGGGGGAGGGGTSQKLTTNDALTYLKEVKDMFQDQREKYDMFLDVMKDFKAQRIDTAGVIARVKELFKGHPNLILGFNTFLPKGYEITLNDEEEAPPKRTVEFEEAISFVNKIKKRFQSDDHVYKSFLDILNMYRKEHKGINEVYQEVAALFEDHPDLLDEFTRFLPDSSAAASAPHTSFGRHSFHRYDERSSAVATLRQSQMEKQRFRRDRIVSPHGERDLSVERPDTDDDKTMVRLHKEQKKRAERENRERRNRDQDYREPDNENNGDISMHRLTEKRKSARKVEDFGGNTVSASYDDKDSLKTMYSQEFSFCEKVKERLRNPDDYQAFLKCLHIYSTEIITRKELQSLVADLLGKYPDLMEGFNEFLERCEKIDGFLGVMSKKSLWNEGHSSKTLKLEERDKEHKRDMDMGKEKDRYKEKYWGKSIQELDLSNCQRCTPSYRLLPEDYPIPSASQRSELGAQVLNDHWVSVTSGSEDYSFKHMRRNQYEESLFRCEDDRFELDMLLESVSSTAKRAEELLNGINDNSIGADSPIRIEDYFTALNLRCIERLYGDHGLDVMDILRKNPSLALPVILTRLKQKQEEWTKCRSDFNKVWAEIYAKNHYKSLDHRSFYFKQQDSKNLSTKSLVAEIKEVKEKKQKEDDVLLSIAAGSRHPIVPNLEFEYTDTEIHEDLYKLIKYSCEEVCSTKEQLSKVMRLWTSFLEVMLGVPSRPRASEVTEDDVLSKRRATKGTGTSVVESDGSPSADATTMNSKQSKPTCNGDADTSPARINSGRTSFTNADTMAKEDGLTVASGERLTSSDAAVATGADVAHGRINSEITSGRGATSSRPINGGGVEDSHGAKSNVGDILSSEGGDASRLLALANGGFAEGSRHNSFNKDSVDPSKNEKEEGELSPNGDFEEDNFVAYRESSSQVIPNANHGDENMQYPNGVGEEISCQDAAGENDADADDEDSENVSEAGEDVSGSESAADECSREENEEEEDGEHDEIDGKGESEGEAEGVGEAHFVGGDGASMPMSEHFLLNSKPLTKHVPSALSDTRKANSRIFYGNDTFYVLFRLHQVLYERLLSAKQNSASSELKWRNSKDTDTDPYARFMSALYSLLDGSADNAKFEDDCRSIIGNQSYVLFTLDKLIYKLVKQLQTVSSDELDNKLLQLYEYEKSRKPEKFVDSVYYENSHVLLYEENIYRFECTSSPTRLSIQLMDDGNEKSEVVAVSIDPNFAAYLYNDYLSVGQGKKESSAVMLKRNKRKFAEIDEDSAFCKAMETVRVWNGLECKMSSNSSKNLAGEWCPGKDSSEAVVRL, via the exons ATGAAGCGCTTAAGGGACGACGCTTTTGTGAACCCTCAATTTAAGCGGCCATTTGGTTCCTCTAGAGGAGAATC CTATGGGCAGCCGCAAGTTCCTGGAGGCAGTGGAGGAGGAGGTGGCAGCGGCGGAGGCGGAGGCGGAGGCGGAGGCGGAGGCGGAGGTGGAGGTGCAGGTGGAGGTGGTACTTCCCAAAAGCTCACCACAAATGATGCCTTAACCTATTTGAAGGAAGTTAAGGATATGTTTCAAGATCAGAGAGAGAAGTATGACATGTTCCTTGATGTGATGAAAGATTTTAAGGCTCAAAG AATTGACACAGCTGGTGTTATAGCAAGGGTTAAAGAGCTATTTAAAGGGCATCCCAACTTGATACTTGGTTTCAATACCTTCTTGCCAAAGGGTTATGAAATTACTTTGAATGATGAAGAAGAGGCCCCACCAAAGAGAACAGTCGAATTTGAAGAGGCTATAAGCTTTGTTAACAAGATAAAG AAACGTTTTCAAAGTGACGATCATGTCTATAAATCTTTTCTAGACATCTTGAATATGTATCGGAAAGAACACAAGGGCATTAATGAGGTCTACCAGGAG GTGGCAGCACTTTTTGAAGACCACCCAGATTTGCTGGATGAGTTCACTAGATTTTTGCCTGATTCTTCGGCTGCTGCATCAGCACCTCATACTTCTTTTGGCCGACATTCTTTTCATCGCTATGATGAGAGGAGCTCTGCTGTGGCTACTTTGCGACAATCACAGATGGAAAAG CAACGTTTCCGTCGGGATAGAATTGTTAGTCCCCATGGTGAACGCGATCTTAGTGTAGAGCGTCCTGATACTGATGATGACAAAACTATGGTGAGATTGCATAAGGAGCAGAAGAAGCGTGCTGAAAGGGAGAACAGGGAAAGGAGAAACCGTGATCAGGATTACAGGGAACCTGATAATGAAAATAATGGGGACATAAGCATGCATCGTCttactgaaaaaagaaaatctgcTCGGAAGGTTGAAGATTTTGGCGGCAATACAGTTTCAGCCTCTTATGATGATAAAGACTCCCTAAAGA CCATGTATAGCCAAGAATTCTCTTTCTGTGAAAAAGTTAAGGAGAGGTTACGCAACCCTGATGATTACCAGGCATTTTTGAAGTGTCTTCACATTTATAGCACAGAAATAATTACAAGGAAGGAGTTACAGAGTTTG GTTGCTGATTTACTTGGAAAATATCCTGATCTTATGGAggggttcaatgaatttttggaACGCTGTGAAAAAATTG ATGGATTTCTTGGTGTCATGAGCAAAA AATCTTTGTGGAATGAGGGACACAGTTCAAAAACACTCAAGTTGGAGGAAAGAGACAAGGAACATAAACGTGACATGGATATGGGTAAAGAAAAGGATAGGTACAAGGAGAAGTATTGGGGAAAATCCATTCAGGAACTTGACCTCTCAAATTGTCAAAGATGCACTCCAAGTTACCGGCTTCTTCCTGAGGAT TATCCAATCCCTTCAGCAAGCCAGAGGTCTGAGCTTGGGGCCCAAGTTTTAAATGACCATTGGGTATCTGTGACATCAGGAAGTGAGGATTACTCTTTCAAACACATGCGCCGAAACCAGTACGAAGAAAGTCTGTTCAGATGCGAAGATGATAG ATTCGAGCTAGATATGTTGCTGGAGTCAGTCAGCTCAACAGCTAAGCGTGCTGAGGAGTTGTTGAACGGCATCAATGATAATTCAATAGGTGCAGATAGTCCAATCAGAATTGAAGACTACTTTACAG CCCTCAATTTAAGATGCATTGAACGCCTTTATGGTGATCATGGTTTGGATGTGATGGACATTTTGCGAAAAAATCCATCTCTTGCATTGCCTGTTATATTGACCCGCCTAAAGCAGAAGCAAGAGGAGTGGACTAAGTGTCGTTCAGATTTTAACAAAGTTTGGGCTGAAATTTATGCCAAGAACCATTACAAGTCGCTTGACCACCGTAGCTTCTATTTCAAGCAACAAGATTCAAAGAACTTGAGCACCAAAT CCTTGGTGGCGGAGATTAAAGAAGTTaaggagaaaaagcaaaaagaggATGATGTGCTTCTTTCTATCGCTGCTGGAAGTAGACATCCTATAGTTCCAAATCTTGAATTTGAATATACTGATACTGAAATTCATGAAGACTTGTATAAACTAATTAAATATTCATGTGAAGAGGTTTGCTCAACAAAAGAACAATTAAGTAAGGTTATGAGGCTTTGGACTTCCTTCCTTGAGGTAATGTTGGGTGTTCCTTCTCGGCCTCGTGCTTCAGAGGTTACTGAAGATGATGTACTGTCCAAGCGTCGTGCTACCAAAGGTACTGGGACAAGTGTAGTAGAAAGTGATGGAAGCCCAAGTGCTGATGCTACTACCATGAATTCTAAGCAGTCAAAACCCACCTGCAATGGAGATGCAGACACTTCACCTGCACGTATTAATTCTGGCAGGACTAGCTTCACAAATGCAGATACGATGGCCAAAGAAGATGGATTAACAGTGGCTTCTGGTGAGCGGTTAACTAGTTCTGATGCTGCAGTTGCTACAGGAGCAGATGTAGCTCATGGAAGAATCAACTCGGAAATAACTTCAG GGCGTGGTGCAACTTCTTCGCGACCTATTAATGGGGGAGGAGTTGAGGATAGTCATGGGGCGAAGTCAAATGTTGGAGATATTCTATCATCAGAG GGCGGTGATGCTTCAAGACTGCTGGCATTGGCAAATGGAGGGTTTGCAGAGGGGTCTAGACATAACAGTTTCAACAAGGATTCGGTTGATCCATCCAAAAATGAGAAAGAGGAGGGGGAGTTATCACCTAATGGTGATTTTGAAGAGGATAATTTTGTTGCATATCGGGAAAGTAGCTCACAAGTCATTCCTAATGCTAATCATGGTGACGAAAACATGCAATATCCAAATGGAGTGGGCGAGGAGATCTCTTGTCAGGATGCTGCTGGTGAAAATGATGCAGATGCTGATGATGAAGACAGTGAAAATGTTTCTGAAGCTGGTGAAGATGTTTCTGGCAGTGAGTCCGCAGCTGATGAGTGCTCACGTGAAGAGAAcgaggaagaggaagatggaGAACATGATGAGATTGATGGCAAAGGTGAGAGTGAAGGTGAGGCAGAAGGTGTGGGTGAAGCACACTTTGTTGGTGGAGATGGTGCATCAATGCCAATGTCGGAGCACTTTCTTCTTAACTCTAAGCCTCTCACAAAGCATGTGCCCTCAGCATTAAGTGATACTCGAAAGGCGAATTCACGGATCTTTTATGGAAATGATACTTTCTATGTGCTTTTTCGGCTTCATCAA GTACTGTATGAAAGATTATTATCAGCTAAGCAGAACTCTGCATCATCTGAACTGAAATGGAGAAATTCAAAGGATACTGATACTGATCCGTATGCCAG ATTTATGAGTGCGTTATATAGTTTGCTTGATGGATCTGCTGACAATGCTAAGTTTGAGGATGATTGCCGGTCAATAATTGGGAACCAATCTTATGTGTTATTTACCTTGGACAAGTTAATATATAAGTTGGTCAAGCAG CTTCAGACTGTTTCAAGTGATGAATTGGACAACAAGCTGCTTCAGTTGTATGAGTATGAAAAGTCtcggaaaccagaaaaatttgtTGATTCAGTGTATTATGAGAATTCGCATGTCCTTTTGTACGAGGAGAATATTTATCGGTTTGAATGT ACATCTTCTCCAACGCGTTTGTCCATCCAACTGATGGATGATGGAAATGAGAAGTCTGAGGTGGTTGCCGTTTCCATAGATCCAAATTTTGCAGCCTATCTGTACAATGATTATCTGTCAGTTGGCCAGGGAAAAAAGGAGTCATCTGCTGTTATGCTCAAGAG GAATAAGCGTAAATTTGCTGAGATTGATGAGGACTCTGCTTTTTGCAAGGCCATGGAAACTGTTCGAGTGTGGAATGGCTTGGAGTGTAAGATGTCTTCCAACTCATCAAAG AACTTGGCTGGCGAATGGTGTCCGGGCAAAGACTCAAGTGAAGCAGTCGTCCGTTTGTAA
- the LOC113722838 gene encoding paired amphipathic helix protein Sin3-like 2 isoform X1, producing the protein MKRLRDDAFVNPQFKRPFGSSRGESYGQPQVPGGSGGGGGSGGGGGGGGGGGGGGGAGGGGTSQKLTTNDALTYLKEVKDMFQDQREKYDMFLDVMKDFKAQRIDTAGVIARVKELFKGHPNLILGFNTFLPKGYEITLNDEEEAPPKRTVEFEEAISFVNKIKKRFQSDDHVYKSFLDILNMYRKEHKGINEVYQEVAALFEDHPDLLDEFTRFLPDSSAAASAPHTSFGRHSFHRYDERSSAVATLRQSQMEKQRFRRDRIVSPHGERDLSVERPDTDDDKTMVRLHKEQKKRAERENRERRNRDQDYREPDNENNGDISMHRLTEKRKSARKVEDFGGNTVSASYDDKDSLKTMYSQEFSFCEKVKERLRNPDDYQAFLKCLHIYSTEIITRKELQSLVADLLGKYPDLMEGFNEFLERCEKIDGFLGVMSKKSLWNEGHSSKTLKLEERDKEHKRDMDMGKEKDRYKEKYWGKSIQELDLSNCQRCTPSYRLLPEDYPIPSASQRSELGAQVLNDHWVSVTSGSEDYSFKHMRRNQYEESLFRCEDDRFELDMLLESVSSTAKRAEELLNGINDNSIGADSPIRIEDYFTALNLRCIERLYGDHGLDVMDILRKNPSLALPVILTRLKQKQEEWTKCRSDFNKVWAEIYAKNHYKSLDHRSFYFKQQDSKNLSTKSLVAEIKEVKEKKQKEDDVLLSIAAGSRHPIVPNLEFEYTDTEIHEDLYKLIKYSCEEVCSTKEQLSKVMRLWTSFLEVMLGVPSRPRASEVTEDDVLSKRRATKGTGTSVVESDGSPSADATTMNSKQSKPTCNGDADTSPARINSGRTSFTNADTMAKEDGLTVASGERLTSSDAAVATGADVAHGRINSEITSGRGATSSRPINGGGVEDSHGAKSNVGDILSSEGGDASRLLALANGGFAEGSRHNSFNKDSVDPSKNEKEEGELSPNGDFEEDNFVAYRESSSQVIPNANHGDENMQYPNGVGEEISCQDAAGENDADADDEDSENVSEAGEDVSGSESAADECSREENEEEEDGEHDEIDGKGESEGEAEGVGEAHFVGGDGASMPMSEHFLLNSKPLTKHVPSALSDTRKANSRIFYGNDTFYVLFRLHQVLYERLLSAKQNSASSELKWRNSKDTDTDPYARFMSALYSLLDGSADNAKFEDDCRSIIGNQSYVLFTLDKLIYKLVKQLQTVSSDELDNKLLQLYEYEKSRKPEKFVDSVYYENSHVLLYEENIYRFECTSSPTRLSIQLMDDGNEKSEVVAVSIDPNFAAYLYNDYLSVGQGKKESSAVMLKRNKRKFAEIDEDSAFCKAMETVRVWNGLECKMSSNSSKISYVLDTEDFFFRLGRKRRNVSGSKSDEPRVKRFNQFLAASL; encoded by the exons ATGAAGCGCTTAAGGGACGACGCTTTTGTGAACCCTCAATTTAAGCGGCCATTTGGTTCCTCTAGAGGAGAATC CTATGGGCAGCCGCAAGTTCCTGGAGGCAGTGGAGGAGGAGGTGGCAGCGGCGGAGGCGGAGGCGGAGGCGGAGGCGGAGGCGGAGGTGGAGGTGCAGGTGGAGGTGGTACTTCCCAAAAGCTCACCACAAATGATGCCTTAACCTATTTGAAGGAAGTTAAGGATATGTTTCAAGATCAGAGAGAGAAGTATGACATGTTCCTTGATGTGATGAAAGATTTTAAGGCTCAAAG AATTGACACAGCTGGTGTTATAGCAAGGGTTAAAGAGCTATTTAAAGGGCATCCCAACTTGATACTTGGTTTCAATACCTTCTTGCCAAAGGGTTATGAAATTACTTTGAATGATGAAGAAGAGGCCCCACCAAAGAGAACAGTCGAATTTGAAGAGGCTATAAGCTTTGTTAACAAGATAAAG AAACGTTTTCAAAGTGACGATCATGTCTATAAATCTTTTCTAGACATCTTGAATATGTATCGGAAAGAACACAAGGGCATTAATGAGGTCTACCAGGAG GTGGCAGCACTTTTTGAAGACCACCCAGATTTGCTGGATGAGTTCACTAGATTTTTGCCTGATTCTTCGGCTGCTGCATCAGCACCTCATACTTCTTTTGGCCGACATTCTTTTCATCGCTATGATGAGAGGAGCTCTGCTGTGGCTACTTTGCGACAATCACAGATGGAAAAG CAACGTTTCCGTCGGGATAGAATTGTTAGTCCCCATGGTGAACGCGATCTTAGTGTAGAGCGTCCTGATACTGATGATGACAAAACTATGGTGAGATTGCATAAGGAGCAGAAGAAGCGTGCTGAAAGGGAGAACAGGGAAAGGAGAAACCGTGATCAGGATTACAGGGAACCTGATAATGAAAATAATGGGGACATAAGCATGCATCGTCttactgaaaaaagaaaatctgcTCGGAAGGTTGAAGATTTTGGCGGCAATACAGTTTCAGCCTCTTATGATGATAAAGACTCCCTAAAGA CCATGTATAGCCAAGAATTCTCTTTCTGTGAAAAAGTTAAGGAGAGGTTACGCAACCCTGATGATTACCAGGCATTTTTGAAGTGTCTTCACATTTATAGCACAGAAATAATTACAAGGAAGGAGTTACAGAGTTTG GTTGCTGATTTACTTGGAAAATATCCTGATCTTATGGAggggttcaatgaatttttggaACGCTGTGAAAAAATTG ATGGATTTCTTGGTGTCATGAGCAAAA AATCTTTGTGGAATGAGGGACACAGTTCAAAAACACTCAAGTTGGAGGAAAGAGACAAGGAACATAAACGTGACATGGATATGGGTAAAGAAAAGGATAGGTACAAGGAGAAGTATTGGGGAAAATCCATTCAGGAACTTGACCTCTCAAATTGTCAAAGATGCACTCCAAGTTACCGGCTTCTTCCTGAGGAT TATCCAATCCCTTCAGCAAGCCAGAGGTCTGAGCTTGGGGCCCAAGTTTTAAATGACCATTGGGTATCTGTGACATCAGGAAGTGAGGATTACTCTTTCAAACACATGCGCCGAAACCAGTACGAAGAAAGTCTGTTCAGATGCGAAGATGATAG ATTCGAGCTAGATATGTTGCTGGAGTCAGTCAGCTCAACAGCTAAGCGTGCTGAGGAGTTGTTGAACGGCATCAATGATAATTCAATAGGTGCAGATAGTCCAATCAGAATTGAAGACTACTTTACAG CCCTCAATTTAAGATGCATTGAACGCCTTTATGGTGATCATGGTTTGGATGTGATGGACATTTTGCGAAAAAATCCATCTCTTGCATTGCCTGTTATATTGACCCGCCTAAAGCAGAAGCAAGAGGAGTGGACTAAGTGTCGTTCAGATTTTAACAAAGTTTGGGCTGAAATTTATGCCAAGAACCATTACAAGTCGCTTGACCACCGTAGCTTCTATTTCAAGCAACAAGATTCAAAGAACTTGAGCACCAAAT CCTTGGTGGCGGAGATTAAAGAAGTTaaggagaaaaagcaaaaagaggATGATGTGCTTCTTTCTATCGCTGCTGGAAGTAGACATCCTATAGTTCCAAATCTTGAATTTGAATATACTGATACTGAAATTCATGAAGACTTGTATAAACTAATTAAATATTCATGTGAAGAGGTTTGCTCAACAAAAGAACAATTAAGTAAGGTTATGAGGCTTTGGACTTCCTTCCTTGAGGTAATGTTGGGTGTTCCTTCTCGGCCTCGTGCTTCAGAGGTTACTGAAGATGATGTACTGTCCAAGCGTCGTGCTACCAAAGGTACTGGGACAAGTGTAGTAGAAAGTGATGGAAGCCCAAGTGCTGATGCTACTACCATGAATTCTAAGCAGTCAAAACCCACCTGCAATGGAGATGCAGACACTTCACCTGCACGTATTAATTCTGGCAGGACTAGCTTCACAAATGCAGATACGATGGCCAAAGAAGATGGATTAACAGTGGCTTCTGGTGAGCGGTTAACTAGTTCTGATGCTGCAGTTGCTACAGGAGCAGATGTAGCTCATGGAAGAATCAACTCGGAAATAACTTCAG GGCGTGGTGCAACTTCTTCGCGACCTATTAATGGGGGAGGAGTTGAGGATAGTCATGGGGCGAAGTCAAATGTTGGAGATATTCTATCATCAGAG GGCGGTGATGCTTCAAGACTGCTGGCATTGGCAAATGGAGGGTTTGCAGAGGGGTCTAGACATAACAGTTTCAACAAGGATTCGGTTGATCCATCCAAAAATGAGAAAGAGGAGGGGGAGTTATCACCTAATGGTGATTTTGAAGAGGATAATTTTGTTGCATATCGGGAAAGTAGCTCACAAGTCATTCCTAATGCTAATCATGGTGACGAAAACATGCAATATCCAAATGGAGTGGGCGAGGAGATCTCTTGTCAGGATGCTGCTGGTGAAAATGATGCAGATGCTGATGATGAAGACAGTGAAAATGTTTCTGAAGCTGGTGAAGATGTTTCTGGCAGTGAGTCCGCAGCTGATGAGTGCTCACGTGAAGAGAAcgaggaagaggaagatggaGAACATGATGAGATTGATGGCAAAGGTGAGAGTGAAGGTGAGGCAGAAGGTGTGGGTGAAGCACACTTTGTTGGTGGAGATGGTGCATCAATGCCAATGTCGGAGCACTTTCTTCTTAACTCTAAGCCTCTCACAAAGCATGTGCCCTCAGCATTAAGTGATACTCGAAAGGCGAATTCACGGATCTTTTATGGAAATGATACTTTCTATGTGCTTTTTCGGCTTCATCAA GTACTGTATGAAAGATTATTATCAGCTAAGCAGAACTCTGCATCATCTGAACTGAAATGGAGAAATTCAAAGGATACTGATACTGATCCGTATGCCAG ATTTATGAGTGCGTTATATAGTTTGCTTGATGGATCTGCTGACAATGCTAAGTTTGAGGATGATTGCCGGTCAATAATTGGGAACCAATCTTATGTGTTATTTACCTTGGACAAGTTAATATATAAGTTGGTCAAGCAG CTTCAGACTGTTTCAAGTGATGAATTGGACAACAAGCTGCTTCAGTTGTATGAGTATGAAAAGTCtcggaaaccagaaaaatttgtTGATTCAGTGTATTATGAGAATTCGCATGTCCTTTTGTACGAGGAGAATATTTATCGGTTTGAATGT ACATCTTCTCCAACGCGTTTGTCCATCCAACTGATGGATGATGGAAATGAGAAGTCTGAGGTGGTTGCCGTTTCCATAGATCCAAATTTTGCAGCCTATCTGTACAATGATTATCTGTCAGTTGGCCAGGGAAAAAAGGAGTCATCTGCTGTTATGCTCAAGAG GAATAAGCGTAAATTTGCTGAGATTGATGAGGACTCTGCTTTTTGCAAGGCCATGGAAACTGTTCGAGTGTGGAATGGCTTGGAGTGTAAGATGTCTTCCAACTCATCAAAG ATCTCATATGTTCTCGACACAGAGGATTTCTTTTTCCGATtgggaaggaaaagaagaaacgTATCCGGGAGCAAATCAGATGAGCCAAGAGTAAAACGATTCAACCAATTTTTGGCGGCATCGTTgtaa